A genomic window from Solanum dulcamara chromosome 11, daSolDulc1.2, whole genome shotgun sequence includes:
- the LOC129873270 gene encoding probable methyltransferase PMT9 isoform X1, with product MKQKKELPHRPKLLKYVLFGMIVFLGLVCLYNCSFMAPGLPIARDPLAIDDGSDPVTGISYHGRMDMDMEDQEIEVPKSIPVCDTTYSELIPCLDRNLIYQLRLRLNLTVMEHYERHCPPPQRRYNCLIPPPAGYKIPIRWPASRDQVWKANIPHTHLAQEKSDQNWMVVDGDKIKFPGGGTHFHYGADIYIAAIAGMLKLPGEKLSNGGNIRNVLDVGCGVASFGAYLLSHDIIAMSLAPNDVHENQIQFALERGIPSTLGVLGTKRLPYPSRSFELAHCSRCRIDWLQRDGILLLELDRLLRPGGYFVYSSPEAYAHDAENRRIWNAMYDLLRRMCWRVVSRRDQTVIWAKPLSNSCYMKRSRGTQPPLCMSDGDPDEAWNVPMKACITPYSSKVHKEKGTGLEPWPRRLMAPPPRLEEIGVTLDEFLKDTNVWHDRVVDYWKQMKSVIPKNSVRNVMDMNSNLGGFAAALKDKDIWVMNVAPVNMSSRLKIIYDRGLIGTVHDWCESFSTYPRTYDLLHAWMILSETEDRGCSIDDLLIEMDRILRPEGFIIIRDKPHIINFVIKFLTALKWDGWSSEVEPRTDALCLSEERILITRKKFWREKLTI from the exons ATGAAGCAAAAGAAAGAGTTACCTCATAGACCCAAGTTGctgaaatatgttttatttggGATGATTGTGTTCTTGGGTTTGGTTTGTCTTTATAACTGTTCGTTTATGGCTCCTGGTCTTCCTATAGCGCGTGACCCTTTAGCTATTGACGATGGTTCTGATCCAGTCACTGGGATTTCTTACCATGGCCGCATGGATATGGATATGGAAGATCAAGAAATTGAAGTTCCAAAAAGTATTCCT GTTTGTGATACGACCTACTCGGAGTTGATACCTTGCCTTGACAGAAATTTGATATATCAATTGAGATTAAGGCTCAATTTGACTGTTATGGAGCATTATGAGAGGCATTGTCCTCCTCCTCAACGTCGTTACAACTGTCTTATCCCACCTCCAGCTGGTTACAAG ATCCCAATTAGATGGCCAGCTAGTAGAGACCAAGTGTGGAAAGCAAACATACCCCATACACATCTTGCACAAGAGAAGTCGGACCAAAACTGGATGGTTGTGGATGGAGACAAGATAAAATTCCCTGGCGGAGGAACACATTTCCATTATGGAGCTGACATATACATTGCAGCAATTGCAGGG ATGCTTAAATTACCTGGTGAAAAACTCAGCAACGGTGGAAACATAAGAAATGTTCTTGACGTTGGCTGTGGTGTTGCGAGCTTTGGGGCATATCTTCTTTCCCATGATATTATAGCTATGTCGCTTGCTCCTAATGATGTGCATGAGAATCAAATACAGTTTGCTTTGGAAAGGGGAATCCCATCTACACTAGGAGTCTTGGGCACCAAAAGACTACCTTATCCTAGCAGGTCATTTGAGTTGGCACATTGTTCACGATGTAGAATCGATTGGCTCCAGAGAGATGGCATTCTTCTCTTGGAACTTGACAGATTGCTCAGACCAGGTGGTTATTTTGTGTACTCTTCACCAGAAGCTTATGCACATGATGCTGAGAATCGAAGAATTTGGAATGCAATGTATGATCTATTGAGAAGAATGTGTTGGAGAGTTGTTTCAAGGAGAGACCAAACTGTGATATGGGCTAAACCTCTGAGTAACAGCTGTTATATGAAGAGAAGTCGAGGGACCCAACCTCCCTTGTGCATGTCTGATGGTGATCCCGATGAAGCTTGGAATGTACCGATGAAAGCTTGCATCACTCCTTACTCATCGA AGGTGCATAAGGAAAAAGGGACTGGGCTAGAACCTTGGCCACGGAGGCTTATGGCTCCGCCACCTCGCTTGGAGGAAATTGGTGTCACTTTGGACGAATTCCTTAAAGACACT AACGTATGGCATGACAGAGTAGTTGACTATTGGAAGCAGATGAAGTCTGTTATCCCAAAGAACTCAGTTAGGAATGTGATGGACATGAACTCAAACCTCGGTGGGTTTGCAGCTGCACTAAAGGATAAGGACATTTGGGTGATGAATGTTGCTCCTGTTAATATGTCATCgagattgaaaataatttatgatcGAGGCTTAATTGGAACAGTTCACGACTG GTGTGAATCATTTTCAACGTATCCACGCACGTATGACCTACTTCATGCATGGATGATCCTCTCGGAGACAGAAGATCGAGGCTGCAGCATAGATGATCTACTTATTGAGATGGACCGTATTCTAAGGCCAGAAGGATTCATCATTATAAGGGACAAGCCTCATATAATAAACTTCGTAATAAAATTCTTGACTGCTCTAAAATGGGATGGATGGTCATCAGAGGTAGAACCACGGACTGATGCTCTCTGCTTGAGCGAAGAAAGAATTCTAATCACAAGAAAGAAATTTTGGCGCGAGAAGTTAACAATTTAG
- the LOC129873270 gene encoding probable methyltransferase PMT9 isoform X2, with protein sequence MVLIQSLGFLTMAAWIWIWKIKKLKFQKVCDTTYSELIPCLDRNLIYQLRLRLNLTVMEHYERHCPPPQRRYNCLIPPPAGYKIPIRWPASRDQVWKANIPHTHLAQEKSDQNWMVVDGDKIKFPGGGTHFHYGADIYIAAIAGMLKLPGEKLSNGGNIRNVLDVGCGVASFGAYLLSHDIIAMSLAPNDVHENQIQFALERGIPSTLGVLGTKRLPYPSRSFELAHCSRCRIDWLQRDGILLLELDRLLRPGGYFVYSSPEAYAHDAENRRIWNAMYDLLRRMCWRVVSRRDQTVIWAKPLSNSCYMKRSRGTQPPLCMSDGDPDEAWNVPMKACITPYSSKVHKEKGTGLEPWPRRLMAPPPRLEEIGVTLDEFLKDTNVWHDRVVDYWKQMKSVIPKNSVRNVMDMNSNLGGFAAALKDKDIWVMNVAPVNMSSRLKIIYDRGLIGTVHDWCESFSTYPRTYDLLHAWMILSETEDRGCSIDDLLIEMDRILRPEGFIIIRDKPHIINFVIKFLTALKWDGWSSEVEPRTDALCLSEERILITRKKFWREKLTI encoded by the exons ATGGTTCTGATCCAGTCACTGGGATTTCTTACCATGGCCGCATGGATATGGATATGGAAGATCAAGAAATTGAAGTTCCAAAAA GTTTGTGATACGACCTACTCGGAGTTGATACCTTGCCTTGACAGAAATTTGATATATCAATTGAGATTAAGGCTCAATTTGACTGTTATGGAGCATTATGAGAGGCATTGTCCTCCTCCTCAACGTCGTTACAACTGTCTTATCCCACCTCCAGCTGGTTACAAG ATCCCAATTAGATGGCCAGCTAGTAGAGACCAAGTGTGGAAAGCAAACATACCCCATACACATCTTGCACAAGAGAAGTCGGACCAAAACTGGATGGTTGTGGATGGAGACAAGATAAAATTCCCTGGCGGAGGAACACATTTCCATTATGGAGCTGACATATACATTGCAGCAATTGCAGGG ATGCTTAAATTACCTGGTGAAAAACTCAGCAACGGTGGAAACATAAGAAATGTTCTTGACGTTGGCTGTGGTGTTGCGAGCTTTGGGGCATATCTTCTTTCCCATGATATTATAGCTATGTCGCTTGCTCCTAATGATGTGCATGAGAATCAAATACAGTTTGCTTTGGAAAGGGGAATCCCATCTACACTAGGAGTCTTGGGCACCAAAAGACTACCTTATCCTAGCAGGTCATTTGAGTTGGCACATTGTTCACGATGTAGAATCGATTGGCTCCAGAGAGATGGCATTCTTCTCTTGGAACTTGACAGATTGCTCAGACCAGGTGGTTATTTTGTGTACTCTTCACCAGAAGCTTATGCACATGATGCTGAGAATCGAAGAATTTGGAATGCAATGTATGATCTATTGAGAAGAATGTGTTGGAGAGTTGTTTCAAGGAGAGACCAAACTGTGATATGGGCTAAACCTCTGAGTAACAGCTGTTATATGAAGAGAAGTCGAGGGACCCAACCTCCCTTGTGCATGTCTGATGGTGATCCCGATGAAGCTTGGAATGTACCGATGAAAGCTTGCATCACTCCTTACTCATCGA AGGTGCATAAGGAAAAAGGGACTGGGCTAGAACCTTGGCCACGGAGGCTTATGGCTCCGCCACCTCGCTTGGAGGAAATTGGTGTCACTTTGGACGAATTCCTTAAAGACACT AACGTATGGCATGACAGAGTAGTTGACTATTGGAAGCAGATGAAGTCTGTTATCCCAAAGAACTCAGTTAGGAATGTGATGGACATGAACTCAAACCTCGGTGGGTTTGCAGCTGCACTAAAGGATAAGGACATTTGGGTGATGAATGTTGCTCCTGTTAATATGTCATCgagattgaaaataatttatgatcGAGGCTTAATTGGAACAGTTCACGACTG GTGTGAATCATTTTCAACGTATCCACGCACGTATGACCTACTTCATGCATGGATGATCCTCTCGGAGACAGAAGATCGAGGCTGCAGCATAGATGATCTACTTATTGAGATGGACCGTATTCTAAGGCCAGAAGGATTCATCATTATAAGGGACAAGCCTCATATAATAAACTTCGTAATAAAATTCTTGACTGCTCTAAAATGGGATGGATGGTCATCAGAGGTAGAACCACGGACTGATGCTCTCTGCTTGAGCGAAGAAAGAATTCTAATCACAAGAAAGAAATTTTGGCGCGAGAAGTTAACAATTTAG
- the LOC129873878 gene encoding uridine kinase-like protein 5 produces the protein MDSQMASTLNSQSNASTDAAQIVLKVPFVIGVAGGTASGKTTVCNMIISQLQNQRVVVINQEAFYHPLTAEQLEKVHEHNFDHPDAFNTELLLSCMEKLKHGQAIHIPNYDFKCHRSIEPARVVNPSDVIILDGILILHDTRIRDLMNMKIFVDSDSDVRLARRIRRDTVERNRNILNVLDQYAKHVKPGFEDFIRPTKKYADVIIPRGADNDVAIDLIVQHIRTKLGQHDLCKIYSNVFVIHSTFQIRGMHTLVRNAKTTKHDFVFYADRLIRLVVEHGLGHLPFTEKQIITPTGSVYSGVVFCKRLCGVSIIRSGESMENALRACCKGIKIGKILIHGEGKSGRQLIYEKLPSDIASRHVLLLDPVLASGNSAVKAISVLLSKGVPESNIVFLNLISAPEGLHTVCKKYPRLKIVTSEIDTTLNKDLHVIPGMGEFGDRYFGTASRLTPS, from the exons ATGGATTCTCAAATGGCTTCTACTTTGAATAGCCAATCAAATGCTTCCACAGACGCTGCACAAATCGTGTTGAAAGTACCTTTTGTTATTG GTGTAGCTGGAGGGACTGCATCTGGAAAGACAACTGTTTGCAATATGATTATTTCGCAGCTTCAGAATCAACGAGTTGTAGTAATCAATCAA GAAGCATTTTATCATCCATTAACTGCAGAGCAGTTAGAGAAAGTTCACGAACACAACTTTGATCATCCTG ATGCCTTTAATACAGAGCTTCTGCTTTCGTGTATGGAAAAATTAAAACATGGACAAGCAATTCACATTCCTAATTATGATTTCAAGTGCCATAGGAGCATCGAACCAGCTCGTGTG GTCAATCCCTCAGATGTCATCATTTTAGATGGAATTCTTATTCTGCATGATACTCGTATACGTGATCTCATGAACATGAAAATCTTTGTTGATTCAG ACTCTGACGTGCGTCTGGCCAGGAGGATACGACGGGATACTGTTGAGAGGAACAGAAACATCCTGAATGTGCTAGATCAG TATGCCAAACACGTTAAACCTGGTTTTGAGGACTTCATTCGTCCAACAAAGAAATATGCTGATGTAATAATTCCTCGAGGAGCAGATAATGATGTTGCAATCGATTTGATAGTTCAACACATTCGTACAAAGCTTGGACAACATGATCTTTGCAAAATATACTCTAATGTATTCGTTATACATTCTACATTTCAG ATACGTGGGATGCATACACTTGTGCGAAATGCAAAAACAACCAAGCATGACTTTGTTTTTTATGCAGATCGCCTTATTCGCTTG GTTGTGGAGCATGGTCTTGGTCACCTTCCCTTTACTGAGAAGCAGATAATCACTCCTACAG GATCTGTTTATAGTGGAGTCGTTTTCTGTAAACGTTTGTGTGGAGTCTCGATCATTAGAAG TGGAGAAAGCATGGAAAATGCATTGAGGGCTTGCTGCAAGGGAATCAAAATCGGAAAAATTCTAATCCACGGAGAGGGTAAAAGTGGCAGACAG TTGATCTACGAGAAGCTACCATCAGATATTGCAAGTCGGCATGTATTGCTGCTTGATCCAGTTCTTGCTTCAG GGAATTCTGCGGTGAAAGCTATTTCTGTGCTGCTTAGTAAAGGTGTACCAGAGTCTAACATCGTTTTCTTAAACCTTATATCG GCTCCTGAGGGACTACATACTGTATGCAAAAAATATCCAAGATTGAAGATTGTAACATCAGAGATTGACACAACCCTTAACAAGGACCTACATGTGATTCCTGGTATGGGAGAATTCGGAGATCGTTATTTTGGTACTGCTAGTCGACTTACTCCTTCCTAG
- the LOC129873441 gene encoding uncharacterized protein LOC129873441 has translation MGRVASTECNRKGPDYFGLFASEVAELISQDEDFLPISDQIFEKSGKVNGAVEEKNSSMDGYFAKEFRYTGGSASLFSDCFGSHVSNFGKERLKLLLRQSVVALSWEVDEILDPVFSVCQLRSCLRYKESLLAVPGAVSDSDQGNRPQKKLKASPLSDSRREGLNISPSRGDTSNDVKKFEGEQVKESLAKKDQNELGSNAGATPEDGDVHNDLQFLLQNDSAKVESVMKKHCDELLATLEYMEEKLEELLDIVMSNCRLMTLPEKHHLRQLIRNLPPKNLDRVVQIFCRGKQVEKHSCSEVHVDLENEDKATLWRLYFYIETVENAKRLC, from the exons ATGGGCCGGGTTGCTTCGACTGAATGCAACAGAAAGGGACCAGATTACTTTGGGCTTTTTGCATCTGAGGTGGCTGAGTTAATTTCTCAGGATGAagattttcttccaatttcagATCAGATATTTGAGAAATCTGGGAAAGTAAATGGTGCTGTCGAAGAAAAGAATAGTAGTATGGATGGCTATTTCGCCAAAGAGTTTAGATATACTGGTGGTTCTGCTTCCTTATTTTCTGATTGTTTTGGATCACATGTTTCGAACTTTGGAAAGGAAAGATTGAAGTTGTTGCTTCGGCAAAGTGTTGTTGCCCTTTCATGGGAAGTTGACGAG ATTCTGGATCCTGTATTTTCCGTATGTCAGTTGCGGTCATGCCTAAGGTACAAAGAAAGTTTATTAGCTGTACCTGGTGCTGTATCTGACTCTGATCAAGGGAACCGTCCTCAGAAGAAGCTCAAAGCATCCCCTCTCTCA GATTCACGAAGAGAAGGCTTGAATATCTCTCCATCTAGAGGAGATACGTCGAATGATGTTAAAAAATTCGAAGGTGAACAGGTAAAAGAATCCCTTGCAAAGAAGGATCAAAATGAATTGGGTTCAAATGCTGGAGCAACTCCTGAAGACGGGGAT GTCCACAATGATTTGCAGTTTTTGCTACAAAATGATAGCGCAAAGGTCGAGAGTGTGATGAAGAAGCATTGTGATGAACTTTTAGCGACG CTTGAGTACATGGAGGAGAAGCTTGAAGAACTTCTTGATATCGTTATGTCGAATTGCAG GTTAATGACCTTACCTGAAAAACACCACCTTCGGCAGCTAATACGGAACCTTCCACCTAAGAATCTTGATCGCGTTGTCCAGATTTTCTGCCGTGGTAAGCAAGTAGAGAAACATTCTTGCAGTGAGGTGCATGTTGATTTAGAAAATGAG GACAAAGCGACACTCTGGAGATTGTATTTCTACATTGAAACAGTTGAAAATGCCAAGAGACTCTGCTAG